A single Stigmatella aurantiaca DNA region contains:
- a CDS encoding MaoC family dehydratase, translating to MRYFEDFQVGQVHEAGPHKVTREEILAFAQQYDPQSFHLDDEAGRRTIYGGIIASGWHTAAISHRLLVDCILKDSAGLGSPGVDELRWIRPVRPDDALSLRVEVVELIPSRTKRDRGAIRCRMELRNQQGEGVMTLNAISMFSRREASIE from the coding sequence ATGCGTTACTTCGAGGATTTTCAGGTCGGCCAGGTCCACGAGGCCGGGCCACACAAGGTGACGCGCGAGGAGATCCTCGCGTTCGCGCAACAGTATGATCCGCAATCCTTCCACCTGGATGACGAGGCGGGGCGCCGCACCATCTATGGCGGCATCATCGCCAGCGGCTGGCACACCGCGGCCATCAGCCACCGCCTGCTGGTGGACTGTATCCTGAAGGATTCGGCGGGCCTGGGCTCGCCCGGCGTGGACGAGCTGCGGTGGATCCGCCCCGTGCGGCCCGATGACGCGCTGTCCCTGCGGGTCGAGGTGGTGGAGCTCATCCCGTCGCGGACCAAGCGCGACCGGGGCGCCATCCGGTGCCGGATGGAGCTGCGCAACCAGCAGGGTGAGGGGGTGATGACCCTGAACGCCATCTCCATGTTCTCGCGCCGCGAAGCCTCCATTGAGTAG
- a CDS encoding phytoene desaturase family protein → MPEAWYDAVVVGAGFGGMATALELAQQGARVVLCEALNYPGGCASTFQRQGYGFEAGATLFSGLAEAQLFGQWIHRHGLAVEVDWLDPLVELRTPGMALRVHRDRARFLDALCALPGAPAKGIQGFFAYQRQVADALWALFDEPALLPPLDVRALVRHAARVPRYVPLLRWLGRPLERVLEHFGLARFAPLRTYLNGLCQITVQCSAAEAETPIALAAMDYYWRGTGHVRGGVGRLGEALLEAFTRSGGEVRLANRVKALVPGPDGWRVATRQGELRARHVAANVLPQGLLRLLDLPPGRLPRLDRLAGHVAEGWGAAMLYRVVRAPEGRSLSPCHLELVQDEALPFQEGNHLFVSASGAEDVGRAPEGFRTLTVSTHVPLRALRERSPEEQARYVEGIQSRMREGLARLAPEWSEEVRREMPASPRTFERFTRREGGAVGGVPRRAGLGHYRELGPRPVMKGLWLVGDSVFPGQSTLATALGGVRTAARIAAGL, encoded by the coding sequence ATGCCCGAGGCCTGGTACGACGCGGTGGTGGTGGGCGCGGGGTTCGGGGGCATGGCCACCGCGCTCGAGCTCGCACAGCAGGGCGCGCGCGTGGTGCTGTGCGAGGCGCTCAACTACCCGGGGGGCTGCGCCAGCACGTTCCAGCGCCAGGGATATGGCTTCGAGGCCGGTGCCACGCTGTTCTCCGGGCTGGCCGAGGCGCAGCTCTTCGGCCAGTGGATCCACCGGCATGGGCTGGCGGTGGAAGTGGACTGGTTGGATCCCCTCGTGGAACTGCGCACCCCGGGTATGGCGCTGCGGGTGCACCGGGACCGCGCTCGCTTCCTGGACGCGCTGTGTGCCTTGCCCGGAGCGCCCGCGAAGGGCATCCAGGGCTTCTTCGCGTATCAGCGCCAGGTGGCCGATGCGCTGTGGGCCCTGTTCGATGAGCCGGCGTTGCTGCCCCCGCTGGATGTCCGCGCGCTGGTGCGCCACGCGGCGCGGGTGCCCCGGTATGTGCCGCTCCTGCGCTGGCTGGGGCGGCCCCTGGAGCGGGTGCTGGAGCACTTCGGGCTCGCGCGGTTCGCGCCCTTGCGGACGTACCTGAACGGCCTGTGTCAGATCACCGTCCAGTGCAGCGCCGCCGAGGCGGAGACGCCCATCGCCCTGGCGGCCATGGACTATTACTGGCGGGGCACGGGGCACGTGCGGGGCGGGGTGGGGCGCCTGGGCGAGGCGCTGCTGGAGGCCTTCACCCGCTCAGGGGGCGAGGTGCGGCTGGCCAACCGGGTCAAGGCGCTGGTGCCGGGGCCGGACGGGTGGCGGGTGGCGACGCGCCAGGGCGAGCTGCGGGCCCGGCACGTGGCCGCCAACGTCCTGCCGCAGGGCCTGCTGCGCCTGCTGGACCTGCCGCCCGGGCGGCTGCCACGGCTGGACCGCCTGGCGGGGCACGTGGCGGAGGGGTGGGGCGCGGCCATGCTGTACCGGGTGGTTCGTGCGCCGGAGGGCCGGAGCCTTTCGCCTTGCCACCTGGAGCTCGTCCAGGACGAGGCCCTGCCGTTCCAGGAGGGCAACCACCTGTTCGTCTCCGCCAGCGGGGCGGAGGACGTGGGGCGTGCGCCCGAGGGGTTCCGCACGCTCACCGTGTCGACCCACGTCCCCCTGCGGGCGCTCCGGGAGCGCTCCCCGGAGGAGCAGGCCCGCTACGTGGAGGGCATCCAGTCCCGGATGCGGGAGGGGCTCGCGCGGCTGGCGCCGGAGTGGTCGGAGGAGGTGCGGCGGGAGATGCCGGCCTCGCCCCGCACCTTCGAGCGGTTCACGCGCAGGGAGGGCGGCGCGGTGGGCGGCGTGCCCCGGCGCGCGGGGCTGGGCCACTACCGCGAGCTGGGGCCCCGGCCGGTGATGAAGGGGCTCTGGCTCGTGGGCGACTCTGTCTTCCCGGGGCAGAGCACCCTGGCCACGGCGCTGGGCGGTGTCCGGACCGCGGCCCGCATCGCCGCGGGTCTCTAG
- a CDS encoding ABC transporter substrate-binding protein, with protein MLNLKPWAVGVVLAAAGHSLAAPPKQLGKPEGRLDIIAWPGYVERGETDKKYDWVTAFEKDTGCKVNVKTAATSDEMVSLMNQGGYDLVTASGDASLRLVHGKKVQEVNPELIPSWKTVDARLKSAPWHTVDGKHYGVPYQWGPNVLMYNTQVFKEAPTSWSVVFEPQNLPDGKPNKGRVQAYDGPIYIADAALYLAKKKPELGIKDPYELNAQQYAAALALLRGQKALTHRYWHDVTVQMNDFKNEGVAVSSAWPYQVNALKAEKKPVDSTIPAEGSTGWADTTMMHASAAHPVCAYKWLEWSLNPKLQSALAEWFGSNPVVPEACQTAAPGGTPFCQKNGFERFGEVKFWKTPVAKCASQGTCVPYSKWTQDYIAIMGGR; from the coding sequence ATGCTGAACCTCAAGCCGTGGGCTGTGGGCGTGGTGCTGGCGGCGGCGGGGCATTCCCTGGCCGCCCCCCCGAAGCAGCTCGGCAAGCCGGAAGGCCGCCTCGACATCATCGCGTGGCCCGGCTACGTGGAGCGCGGAGAGACCGACAAGAAGTACGACTGGGTCACCGCCTTCGAGAAGGACACCGGCTGCAAGGTCAACGTGAAGACCGCCGCCACCTCGGACGAGATGGTGAGCCTCATGAACCAGGGCGGGTATGACCTGGTCACCGCCTCGGGCGACGCGAGCCTGCGCCTGGTGCACGGCAAGAAGGTGCAGGAGGTGAACCCCGAACTCATCCCCTCGTGGAAGACGGTGGACGCGCGGCTGAAGAGCGCGCCCTGGCACACGGTGGACGGCAAGCACTACGGCGTGCCCTACCAGTGGGGCCCCAACGTGCTCATGTACAACACCCAGGTGTTCAAGGAGGCGCCCACCTCCTGGTCCGTGGTGTTCGAGCCGCAGAACCTGCCGGACGGCAAGCCCAACAAGGGCCGCGTCCAGGCCTATGACGGCCCCATCTACATCGCCGATGCGGCGCTGTACCTGGCCAAGAAGAAGCCGGAGCTGGGCATCAAGGATCCGTACGAGCTCAACGCCCAGCAGTACGCCGCGGCGCTGGCGCTGCTGCGCGGCCAGAAGGCGCTCACCCACCGGTACTGGCACGACGTCACCGTGCAGATGAACGACTTCAAGAACGAGGGCGTCGCCGTCTCCAGCGCCTGGCCCTACCAGGTCAACGCGCTCAAGGCGGAGAAGAAGCCCGTCGATTCCACCATTCCCGCCGAGGGCTCTACGGGGTGGGCGGACACCACCATGATGCACGCGAGCGCCGCACACCCGGTGTGCGCGTACAAGTGGCTGGAGTGGTCGCTCAACCCGAAGCTCCAGTCGGCGCTGGCTGAGTGGTTCGGCTCCAACCCGGTGGTGCCCGAGGCCTGCCAGACGGCGGCCCCGGGGGGCACGCCGTTCTGTCAGAAGAACGGCTTCGAGCGCTTTGGCGAGGTGAAGTTCTGGAAGACGCCCGTCGCCAAGTGCGCCAGCCAGGGCACGTGCGTGCCCTACAGCAAGTGGACGCAGGACTACAT
- a CDS encoding PaaI family thioesterase, producing the protein MNDTLKERLGLLGQHGYDRSLVGMEVLEAEGGRARVRLPVEAPVQNMGGALHGGAVATLVDVVGTLAIMTADRDGRPGVSTDLNVSWLSPAPGGSTVLVEATVLKSGRTLAFVQVDVRREQDGVLVAQGRMTKFLS; encoded by the coding sequence ATGAACGATACGTTGAAGGAGCGCCTGGGGCTGTTGGGCCAGCATGGGTATGACCGGTCCCTGGTGGGCATGGAGGTCCTGGAGGCCGAAGGCGGCCGGGCCCGGGTGCGGCTGCCCGTGGAGGCCCCCGTGCAGAACATGGGCGGCGCGCTGCACGGCGGGGCGGTGGCGACCCTGGTGGATGTGGTGGGGACGCTGGCCATCATGACGGCGGACCGGGATGGGCGTCCCGGGGTATCCACGGATCTCAACGTGTCCTGGCTCTCGCCGGCCCCCGGGGGCTCCACCGTGCTGGTGGAGGCCACGGTGCTCAAGTCGGGGCGCACCCTGGCCTTCGTCCAGGTGGACGTCCGCCGGGAGCAGGATGGGGTGCTGGTGGCCCAGGGCCGGATGACGAAGTTCTTGAGCTGA
- a CDS encoding RCC1 repeat-containing protein translates to MQSSQGWLRKTWSVWLGLWLAVGCGQATVETEARALRLSPLWGAQARSRVAAGNEHSLAVRPDGTVWAVGYNGNGQLGDGTMSDRPVPVAVQGVGGVVAVAAGDAHSLALRSDGTVWAWGYNGSGQLGDDTTSQSLVPVAVQGLSGVEAVAAGSFHSLVVRSDGTVWTWGDNYYGQVGDDTTRWRTVPVAVTGLSGVVAVAAGSFHSLALRSDGTVWAWGANYYGQLGDGTTTSRRPVPEVVQGLDGVVAVAAGDSHSLALRSDGTVWAWGHNGSGQLGDGTTNGRPVPMAVPGLSGVMAVAAGYSHSLALRSDGTVWAWGNNGSGQLGDGTMSDRQVPVVVQGVSGGGAVAAGDSHSLMVRPDGTVWAWGFNGSGQLGSGTTSRRPVPVAVQGLSGVEAMAAGDSHSLALRSDGTVWTWGDNAYGQLGDGTTSRRQVPGVVQGVSGVVAVAVGSFHSLALRSDGTVWAWGYNPYSQLGDGTTSQRSVPGVVPGVSGVEAVAAGDSHSLALRSDGTVWAWGNNYYGQLGDGTTSRRPVPVAVPGLSGVVAVVAGDSHSLALRSDGTVWAWGNNGSGQLGDGSTTRRTVPVAVQGVSGVVAVAAGSFHSLALRSDGTVWTWGYNRDGQLGDGTTSQRKVPVAVQGVSGGVAVAAGDSHSLVVRSDGTVWAWGNNGDGQLGDGTTTSRRTVPVAVQGVSGGRAVAAGDSHSLMVRSDGTLWGWGDNGNGQVGDGGPTNYAHTPVLSLLY, encoded by the coding sequence ATGCAGAGCAGTCAAGGATGGCTGAGGAAGACGTGGAGCGTGTGGCTTGGGCTTTGGCTGGCCGTTGGCTGTGGGCAGGCCACGGTGGAGACAGAGGCGCGGGCGTTGCGTCTTTCGCCTCTCTGGGGTGCTCAGGCGAGGTCCCGTGTCGCCGCAGGGAATGAACATTCCTTGGCGGTGCGTCCAGACGGCACGGTGTGGGCTGTGGGGTACAACGGAAACGGCCAGTTGGGGGATGGCACCATGAGTGACCGCCCGGTGCCTGTGGCGGTGCAAGGCGTGGGCGGGGTGGTGGCGGTGGCGGCGGGTGATGCCCACTCGCTGGCGTTGCGCTCGGACGGCACGGTGTGGGCCTGGGGGTACAACGGAAGCGGCCAGCTGGGGGATGACACCACGAGCCAAAGCCTGGTGCCTGTGGCGGTGCAAGGCCTGAGCGGGGTGGAGGCCGTGGCGGCGGGTTCCTTCCACTCGTTGGTGGTGCGATCGGACGGCACGGTGTGGACGTGGGGGGACAACTACTACGGCCAGGTGGGGGATGACACCACGAGATGGCGCACGGTGCCTGTGGCGGTGACAGGGTTAAGTGGGGTGGTGGCGGTGGCGGCGGGTTCCTTCCACTCGCTGGCGTTGCGCTCGGACGGCACGGTGTGGGCCTGGGGAGCCAACTACTATGGCCAGTTGGGGGATGGCACCACGACGAGCCGACGCCCGGTGCCTGAGGTGGTGCAGGGCTTGGACGGGGTGGTGGCGGTGGCGGCGGGCGACTCTCATTCGCTGGCGTTGCGCTCGGACGGCACCGTGTGGGCTTGGGGGCACAACGGAAGCGGCCAGTTGGGGGATGGCACCACGAACGGGCGCCCGGTGCCCATGGCGGTGCCAGGCCTGAGCGGGGTGATGGCGGTGGCGGCGGGCTACTCCCACTCGCTGGCGTTGCGCTCGGATGGCACCGTGTGGGCTTGGGGGAACAACGGAAGCGGCCAGTTGGGAGATGGCACCATGAGTGACCGCCAGGTGCCAGTGGTGGTGCAAGGCGTGAGCGGAGGGGGGGCCGTGGCGGCGGGCGACTCCCACTCGTTGATGGTGCGCCCGGACGGCACGGTGTGGGCCTGGGGGTTCAACGGAAGCGGCCAGTTGGGGAGCGGCACGACGAGTCGGCGCCCGGTACCTGTGGCGGTGCAAGGCCTGAGCGGGGTGGAGGCCATGGCGGCGGGCGACTCTCACTCGCTGGCGTTGCGCTCGGACGGCACCGTGTGGACCTGGGGGGACAACGCCTATGGCCAGTTGGGGGATGGCACCACGAGCCGGCGCCAGGTGCCAGGGGTGGTGCAAGGCGTGAGCGGGGTGGTGGCGGTGGCGGTGGGCTCCTTCCACTCGCTGGCGTTGCGCTCGGACGGCACGGTGTGGGCCTGGGGGTACAACCCTTACAGCCAATTGGGGGATGGCACCACGAGCCAACGCTCGGTGCCTGGGGTGGTGCCAGGCGTGAGCGGGGTGGAGGCCGTGGCGGCAGGCGATTCCCACTCGCTGGCGTTGCGCTCGGACGGCACCGTGTGGGCTTGGGGGAACAACTATTACGGCCAGCTGGGGGATGGCACGACGAGTCGGCGCCCGGTGCCCGTGGCGGTGCCAGGCCTGAGCGGAGTGGTGGCCGTGGTGGCGGGCGACTCCCACTCGCTGGCGTTGCGCTCGGATGGCACCGTGTGGGCTTGGGGGAACAACGGAAGCGGCCAGTTGGGGGATGGCTCCACGACTCGACGCACGGTGCCTGTAGCGGTGCAAGGCGTGAGCGGGGTGGTGGCTGTGGCGGCGGGTTCCTTCCACTCACTGGCGTTGCGCTCGGACGGCACCGTGTGGACCTGGGGGTACAACAGAGACGGCCAGTTGGGGGATGGCACCACGAGTCAACGCAAGGTGCCTGTGGCGGTGCAAGGCGTGAGCGGGGGGGTGGCCGTGGCGGCGGGTGACTCCCACTCGTTGGTGGTGCGCTCGGACGGCACCGTGTGGGCTTGGGGGAACAACGGAGACGGCCAGTTGGGGGATGGCACCACGACGAGCCGACGCACGGTGCCTGTGGCGGTGCAAGGCGTGAGCGGAGGGAGGGCCGTGGCGGCGGGCGACTCCCACTCGCTGATGGTGCGCTCGGACGGCACCCTGTGGGGGTGGGGGGACAACGGAAACGGCCAGGTTGGCGATGGCGGGCCTACAAACTACGCACACACTCCCGTTCTCTCCTTGCTGTATTGA
- a CDS encoding tetratricopeptide repeat protein, whose protein sequence is MFGKKEPPSRSQLIAEADRARARGKLKRAIQGYRQALALEPKDPAVHVKLAPLLARTKEPEAALQSFREAAQGHLDKGFADKALAVYTQAAETFPAQTGLWQQVARMNVERGRRADAVRILLRGRFSLRRRNERAEAIILLKEVLALEPTLFTPRLDLARLLAQRHSRAEAMALLEPMEKALTGPQLRQVRWTMLRVAPGVGAGWRWLRAAVVGR, encoded by the coding sequence ATGTTCGGCAAGAAAGAGCCGCCCTCCCGCTCCCAGCTCATCGCCGAGGCGGATCGCGCCCGGGCCCGGGGCAAGCTCAAGCGGGCCATTCAGGGCTACCGCCAGGCGCTGGCGCTGGAGCCAAAGGACCCCGCCGTCCACGTCAAGCTGGCCCCCCTGCTGGCCCGGACGAAGGAGCCCGAGGCGGCGCTCCAGAGCTTTCGCGAGGCGGCCCAGGGCCATCTGGACAAGGGCTTCGCAGACAAGGCCCTGGCCGTCTACACCCAGGCGGCGGAGACGTTCCCCGCCCAGACCGGGCTCTGGCAGCAGGTGGCGCGGATGAACGTGGAGCGGGGGCGCCGCGCCGACGCGGTCCGCATCCTCCTGCGCGGCCGCTTCTCCCTGCGGCGCAGGAACGAGCGCGCGGAGGCCATCATCCTGTTGAAGGAAGTCCTGGCGTTGGAGCCCACGCTCTTCACCCCCCGGTTGGATCTGGCGCGGCTGCTGGCCCAGCGGCACTCGCGGGCCGAGGCGATGGCGCTGCTGGAGCCCATGGAGAAGGCCCTGACGGGGCCCCAGCTCCGTCAGGTGCGCTGGACGATGCTGCGCGTCGCCCCGGGGGTGGGCGCCGGGTGGCGGTGGCTTCGCGCCGCCGTGGTGGGCCGCTGA
- a CDS encoding metallophosphoesterase, translating into MLVGRLILVTLLSLLGFVLLRWLWPGLVQGRRKWVFFGLLVLALAAYLVPMALGLGSHGDIPYIGGPLKLLSTVWSVTVLIMVVVGLPVVFLRWVRERRRAQPLEGSDVSLERRDLLVNAGRAVPLLAAGTSAAGVLNGMAGFVVREVEVRLANLPAALEGFRIGQITDVHVGPFITPGYLRGAVAAMNAANVHLQVMTGDLIDDLTQLDETMEALGEARAPHGMLAVLGNHEHFRGLGPIVRAYAGLQKRGAPVRLLVDSAHVFEHEGQRIRVVGVDYPLGRGMGARTSLMEASAEKAFQGTSPEEVVLCLTHHPSFFPYAAARGARLTLAGHTHGGQVAFFGMPLFWFVFEFMFGGYRKKDNYLYVSGGTGHWLPFRMGIPPEVTVLTLRGK; encoded by the coding sequence ATGCTCGTGGGAAGACTCATTCTCGTCACGTTGCTGAGCCTGTTGGGTTTCGTCCTCCTGCGCTGGCTGTGGCCGGGCCTGGTGCAGGGGCGGCGGAAGTGGGTGTTTTTCGGCCTCCTCGTCCTGGCCCTGGCGGCCTACCTGGTGCCCATGGCGCTCGGGCTCGGCTCACATGGGGACATTCCATACATTGGTGGGCCGCTGAAGCTGCTCTCCACGGTGTGGAGCGTCACGGTGCTCATCATGGTGGTGGTGGGCCTGCCCGTCGTCTTTCTGCGCTGGGTGCGCGAGCGCCGCCGGGCCCAGCCCCTGGAGGGCTCGGACGTGAGCCTGGAGCGCCGGGACTTGCTGGTGAACGCCGGGCGCGCCGTGCCCCTGCTGGCCGCGGGCACCAGCGCCGCTGGCGTGCTGAACGGCATGGCGGGCTTTGTGGTCCGCGAGGTGGAGGTGCGCCTGGCGAACCTGCCGGCCGCCCTGGAGGGCTTCCGCATCGGTCAAATCACCGACGTGCACGTGGGGCCCTTCATCACCCCGGGGTACCTGCGGGGGGCCGTGGCGGCGATGAACGCGGCGAACGTGCACCTGCAGGTGATGACGGGGGATCTGATCGATGATCTCACCCAGCTCGACGAGACGATGGAGGCGCTCGGCGAGGCCCGCGCGCCGCACGGCATGCTGGCGGTGCTCGGCAACCACGAGCACTTCCGGGGGCTGGGGCCCATCGTCCGGGCCTATGCGGGGCTGCAGAAGCGGGGCGCTCCGGTGCGGCTGCTCGTGGACTCGGCGCACGTGTTCGAGCACGAGGGCCAGCGCATACGCGTGGTGGGGGTGGACTATCCGCTGGGCCGTGGCATGGGGGCGCGCACCTCGCTCATGGAGGCCTCGGCGGAGAAGGCCTTCCAGGGCACCTCCCCCGAGGAGGTGGTGCTCTGTTTGACGCACCACCCGTCCTTCTTCCCCTATGCCGCCGCGCGCGGTGCCCGGCTCACGCTCGCGGGCCACACGCACGGGGGCCAGGTCGCCTTCTTTGGCATGCCGCTGTTCTGGTTCGTCTTCGAGTTCATGTTCGGGGGGTACCGGAAGAAGGACAACTACCTGTACGTGTCCGGGGGCACGGGGCACTGGCTGCCGTTCCGGATGGGGATTCCTCCCGAGGTGACGGTCCTCACGCTGCGCGGCAAGTAG